The Raoultibacter phocaeensis genome contains a region encoding:
- a CDS encoding acyl-CoA dehydratase activase, which yields MHYVGIDVGSTSTKVAVMDEARKLADTFLCPTGFSSVDAAQRAQRLLVDAGYDVRSCAVAATGYGRVAVPYAAHVVTEITCHGKGAAYLFGCDGTVIDVGGQDTKVIVLVNGSVKKFVMNDKCSAGTGRFLEIMADRLAVTQDELARLARLGHPTPISSMCTVFAESEVISLVGRGESRENIANGVIESVVARVASLASQMGSQRYYLTGGLCDNGYVVERLSACLKSPVRSVPEARFAGAVGAALCAHDAAHVASNTCYDSVDGKASVQ from the coding sequence ATGCATTACGTGGGCATCGACGTGGGATCGACGAGTACGAAGGTCGCCGTGATGGACGAAGCGCGCAAACTCGCGGACACGTTTCTGTGCCCGACGGGGTTCAGCAGCGTGGATGCTGCGCAGCGCGCTCAACGTCTGCTGGTCGATGCGGGCTACGACGTGCGCTCGTGCGCGGTTGCGGCGACTGGTTACGGGCGCGTGGCCGTACCGTATGCCGCACACGTCGTAACTGAGATCACCTGTCACGGCAAAGGTGCCGCGTACCTGTTCGGATGCGACGGCACAGTGATCGACGTGGGTGGCCAGGACACGAAGGTCATCGTGCTGGTAAACGGTTCGGTTAAGAAGTTCGTCATGAACGACAAGTGCTCGGCCGGAACGGGCCGTTTTCTCGAGATCATGGCCGATCGTTTGGCGGTTACCCAAGACGAGCTCGCCCGCCTTGCGCGCCTCGGGCATCCCACGCCCATTTCGAGCATGTGCACCGTGTTCGCCGAATCCGAAGTGATCTCGCTTGTGGGCCGGGGCGAGTCGCGTGAGAACATAGCCAACGGAGTCATCGAATCGGTGGTGGCGCGGGTCGCTTCGCTCGCATCGCAGATGGGCTCGCAGAGGTATTATCTCACCGGGGGCCTATGCGATAACGGCTACGTGGTCGAGCGATTGAGCGCATGTCTGAAAAGCCCGGTGCGAAGCGTGCCCGAGGCGCGTTTCGCGGGTGCTGTGGGAGCGGCGCTGTGTGCGCACGATGCGGCGCATGTCGCTTCGAATACCTGCTATGATTCAGTGGACGGAAAGGCGTCGGTGCAATGA
- a CDS encoding DUF3343 domain-containing protein — MGALDGRPASGFAADSAEPADCYVLFQSHTDGLALHRALRGLGVGARIAPTPRAARSTCGMSLLVSCDDEGRIRAAAKECKARIEDVVRLENQIRPDRDRFC; from the coding sequence ATGGGAGCCTTGGATGGAAGGCCGGCATCGGGCTTTGCGGCGGATAGCGCCGAGCCCGCCGATTGCTACGTACTGTTCCAAAGCCACACCGACGGACTTGCGCTGCACCGCGCGTTGAGGGGTTTAGGCGTCGGCGCTCGCATTGCGCCGACGCCCCGCGCCGCCCGCTCAACCTGTGGCATGAGTTTGCTCGTCTCGTGCGATGACGAGGGGCGCATCAGGGCCGCAGCGAAGGAATGCAAGGCGCGCATCGAGGACGTAGTCCGGCTCGAAAACCAGATACGACCCGACCGGGATCGGTTTTGCTGA
- a CDS encoding ACP S-malonyltransferase, translated as MNGNGPVFMLSGQGSQAPGMGADLLEVPEVAEAFSCASEAFGFDVRALAAEGSAEELGRTLCAQAVICALSTGIACALVARGVMPGAVLGFSLGQIGALAVSGMLGLEETFALAAHRAKLMERAAAEHPGVMCALIGADEESVRDVCEASAKGDVLVAANYNCPGQIVVSGTPGAIARAQEAWASRNKRSALLATEGGFHSPLLAEASDELVAYLSSVTFAEARIPLVCNVDARPLAAKDAADHLARHLTHPVRFEESVRSLARAGASDFVETGFGGVLVGLVKRIDKTLVRTRVEDRAGFEAACERYCANTENEKEQR; from the coding sequence TTGAACGGAAACGGACCCGTTTTCATGCTTTCGGGCCAGGGCTCGCAGGCACCCGGCATGGGTGCCGATCTGCTCGAGGTGCCCGAAGTGGCCGAAGCGTTCTCATGCGCTTCGGAGGCGTTCGGATTCGACGTCCGTGCGCTCGCGGCCGAAGGGAGCGCCGAGGAACTCGGCCGTACGCTCTGCGCGCAGGCGGTCATCTGCGCGCTCTCGACAGGTATCGCTTGCGCGCTCGTTGCCCGTGGGGTGATGCCGGGTGCCGTGCTCGGCTTCTCGCTCGGGCAGATCGGGGCGCTTGCGGTATCGGGCATGCTCGGCCTCGAAGAGACGTTTGCGCTTGCGGCGCATCGGGCGAAGCTCATGGAACGTGCCGCCGCCGAGCATCCGGGTGTGATGTGCGCACTCATCGGGGCTGACGAAGAATCGGTCCGCGACGTATGCGAAGCCAGCGCAAAAGGCGACGTGCTCGTGGCCGCCAACTACAACTGCCCGGGGCAGATCGTCGTTTCGGGAACGCCGGGTGCGATCGCGCGTGCGCAGGAGGCATGGGCTTCCCGCAACAAGCGCTCGGCGCTGCTCGCAACGGAAGGCGGGTTCCACAGCCCGCTTCTCGCGGAGGCGTCCGACGAGCTTGTCGCATACCTTTCGTCCGTGACGTTCGCCGAGGCGCGTATCCCGCTCGTATGCAACGTCGATGCGCGCCCGCTTGCGGCGAAAGATGCGGCCGATCACCTCGCGCGCCATCTCACACACCCGGTGCGCTTCGAGGAGAGCGTACGATCGCTTGCGCGAGCGGGCGCGTCCGATTTCGTCGAAACCGGATTCGGCGGCGTGCTCGTCGGGCTCGTCAAGCGAATCGATAAGACCCTCGTTCGCACGCGCGTCGAGGATCGTGCAGGTTTCGAAGCAGCATGCGAGCGCTATTGCGCTAACACCGAGAACGAAAAGGAACAACGATGA
- a CDS encoding DegV family protein: MSIAIVTDSTCDWSLEEYERRNVVMVPLTIQVGEASLLDQVELVSEDFYDRMIASDEIPLTSQPSPGAFAAVYERLAEEGFDAIVSLHLAPVLSGTLASAEMAAEAVDIPVVAIDSKNASSSLGLLVEKACVLRDEGATFEEIAEVLRRAAAKTHLYLAPDSTDNLVKGGRISPEQAQGAAMLNIKLVFALDEDGRLVNLDKVKGAKGVIKRLVEAAQLHAEAYGPLKLRFMHARNGSEVEKLIEALREAGIEFEVAGIDACGATVATHAGIGVIGMAVSPLNG, from the coding sequence ATGAGCATCGCCATCGTTACCGATTCGACGTGCGATTGGTCGCTTGAAGAGTACGAGCGTCGTAACGTCGTCATGGTTCCCCTCACAATCCAAGTCGGGGAGGCGTCGCTTCTCGATCAGGTGGAGCTTGTATCGGAAGATTTCTACGATCGCATGATCGCATCGGACGAGATCCCCCTGACCTCCCAGCCCTCGCCAGGCGCTTTCGCGGCGGTGTACGAACGGCTCGCCGAAGAGGGCTTCGATGCTATCGTTTCGCTGCATCTCGCTCCCGTGCTTTCGGGCACGCTCGCCTCGGCCGAGATGGCCGCCGAAGCGGTCGACATCCCCGTCGTCGCCATCGATTCGAAGAACGCTTCATCGAGTTTGGGGCTGCTCGTCGAAAAAGCGTGCGTCCTGCGCGATGAGGGCGCGACGTTCGAAGAGATCGCAGAGGTGCTCCGAAGGGCCGCTGCGAAAACGCATCTGTACCTTGCGCCCGATTCGACCGATAACCTTGTGAAGGGCGGCAGGATCTCACCGGAGCAGGCGCAGGGAGCCGCCATGCTCAACATCAAGCTCGTGTTCGCGCTCGACGAAGACGGCAGGTTGGTGAACCTCGACAAGGTGAAGGGCGCAAAAGGCGTCATCAAGCGCCTCGTCGAAGCTGCCCAGCTTCACGCCGAAGCGTACGGTCCGCTCAAGCTCCGCTTCATGCATGCGCGCAACGGCTCAGAGGTCGAGAAGCTCATCGAAGCGCTTCGGGAAGCGGGAATCGAATTCGAGGTTGCGGGAATCGACGCGTGCGGTGCGACGGTGGCAACCCACGCGGGCATCGGCGTAATCGGCATGGCCGTTTCGCCCTTAAACGGGTAG
- a CDS encoding MarR family winged helix-turn-helix transcriptional regulator: MGTTERMGAMDEHNQQPERARQQLDAAALKRRDELDELLSGTFNSVLRTEEKSLQNKLTEGLTITEIHTIVAVGLHEVNPMNVVAARLGVTLATLTTAVNKLVDKGFISRTRSEDDRRKVLVSLTKRGKQVYRAHGLFHKKMIDEALAALTEEEERVFVHALAKVKTFFDEQA; encoded by the coding sequence ATGGGAACAACCGAACGGATGGGAGCCATGGACGAGCACAACCAGCAACCTGAGCGCGCGCGGCAGCAACTCGACGCTGCTGCCCTGAAGCGCCGCGACGAGCTCGACGAACTGCTGTCCGGCACGTTCAACTCGGTGCTGCGCACCGAGGAGAAATCTCTGCAGAACAAGCTCACCGAGGGATTGACCATCACCGAGATCCATACGATCGTTGCGGTGGGGCTGCATGAGGTGAATCCCATGAACGTGGTTGCCGCGCGGCTCGGCGTGACGCTTGCCACGCTCACGACGGCGGTGAACAAACTCGTCGACAAAGGGTTCATCTCGCGCACGCGCAGCGAAGACGACCGGCGCAAAGTGCTCGTCTCGCTTACCAAGCGTGGAAAGCAGGTGTACCGCGCCCACGGACTCTTCCACAAAAAGATGATCGACGAGGCGCTCGCGGCACTCACCGAAGAGGAAGAGCGCGTATTCGTGCATGCGCTCGCCAAAGTGAAGACGTTCTTCGACGAGCAGGCGTAA
- a CDS encoding aminotransferase class V-fold PLP-dependent enzyme, whose amino-acid sequence MIYFDNAATTLRKPPEVADAVVRALGAFGGVGRGVHGASLDAGMAVFEARETAARLLGAPCAARVSFAHNATAALNIAIASTIPCGGRAVTTAASHNSVLRPLFKARDERGCKVDVAPVRPDASLDFGAYERLLEGGADLVVATHASNLTGDVYDIARMTASAHAAGAVFVLDAAQTAGTVPIDMGALGADIVCFTGHKSLFGPQGTGGLAVAEGIEVAPLFVGGSGTASFDEQHPRFMPEALEAGTLNAHGLAGLAAGMAFVEREGVAASAARLGLLTERFECGAREVSGVRVLGGRGGIDRCPIVALDVCGIDSAMVADELYREHSICVRAGAHCAPLMHRALATEQNGAVRFSFSHFTTAEEIDEGISALEAVVRAVR is encoded by the coding sequence ATGATCTACTTCGATAACGCGGCAACCACCCTGAGAAAGCCCCCCGAGGTGGCCGATGCGGTAGTGCGCGCGCTCGGCGCATTCGGCGGCGTCGGTCGCGGTGTGCACGGCGCGTCGCTCGATGCGGGCATGGCCGTCTTCGAAGCACGCGAAACGGCGGCACGGCTTCTCGGTGCTCCGTGCGCCGCACGCGTATCGTTTGCGCACAACGCCACAGCTGCGCTCAACATCGCCATTGCATCCACGATTCCGTGCGGGGGGAGGGCGGTGACGACGGCGGCTTCGCACAATTCGGTGTTGCGCCCGCTGTTCAAAGCCCGCGACGAACGGGGCTGCAAGGTGGATGTTGCGCCGGTACGCCCGGACGCCTCGCTTGATTTCGGCGCCTACGAGCGGTTGCTGGAAGGCGGTGCGGACCTCGTCGTCGCCACGCATGCGTCGAACCTCACGGGCGATGTGTACGATATCGCCCGCATGACCGCATCTGCCCATGCGGCAGGCGCGGTTTTCGTGCTCGATGCCGCTCAGACGGCAGGTACCGTGCCGATCGATATGGGCGCGCTCGGAGCCGATATCGTATGCTTCACCGGGCATAAGAGCCTGTTCGGTCCGCAGGGTACGGGCGGACTTGCGGTTGCCGAGGGCATCGAGGTCGCACCGCTGTTTGTGGGGGGCTCGGGCACGGCGAGCTTCGACGAGCAACACCCCCGCTTCATGCCCGAGGCTTTGGAGGCGGGCACGCTCAACGCGCACGGTTTGGCGGGGCTTGCGGCGGGCATGGCATTCGTCGAACGCGAGGGCGTGGCCGCTTCAGCTGCACGGCTCGGGCTTTTGACCGAGCGGTTCGAGTGTGGGGCGCGGGAGGTTTCGGGCGTGCGTGTGCTTGGGGGTCGCGGCGGTATCGACCGATGCCCGATCGTCGCTTTGGACGTCTGCGGCATTGATTCGGCGATGGTGGCCGATGAGCTGTACCGCGAGCATTCCATCTGCGTGCGGGCTGGCGCGCACTGCGCCCCGCTCATGCACCGTGCGCTGGCAACGGAGCAAAACGGCGCCGTACGCTTCAGCTTTTCGCACTTTACGACAGCAGAGGAGATCGACGAGGGGATTTCCGCCCTCGAGGCCGTCGTGCGCGCCGTGCGATGA
- a CDS encoding double-cubane-cluster-containing anaerobic reductase, whose translation MTDYRQMWTDLDMDLETHDQLCAVLPMAFGDTYLSQENRPENMAFYDFVVSEIHGVRPAELIELQKQGGKVFGTFCVFVPDEVIIACGGAVTGLCGGSQFWVPEGEKVLPSDMCPLIKASLGAHFGKTCPYFSVADLYVGETTCDGKKKAYEILGADKRTYVMDVPQMKRQKDIDAWTAEIAEFAAEVQAVTGRKLTAASLADAIALVNEKRRALGRVFEARKAKDCIPISGKDALLMMQIAFFDDPARCAEMANKLADELEARIEDGVSVFAENTKRILVTGTPLAIPNWKLHHIIETSGAAVVCEEMCTGTRYFENLVDESAETIEGQFQALSERYMKNNCACFTPNPGRIEDVVRMAREYHVDGVIDANLKFCTLYDVEKPGLAAALEAEGIPVLALETDYTDNDAEQLRTRVGAFVEMLEA comes from the coding sequence ATGACTGACTACCGTCAGATGTGGACCGATTTGGACATGGACCTCGAGACCCATGACCAGCTGTGCGCGGTGCTGCCCATGGCATTCGGCGATACGTATCTGTCGCAGGAAAACCGTCCCGAGAACATGGCTTTCTACGATTTCGTCGTATCCGAAATCCACGGCGTTCGCCCCGCCGAGCTCATCGAACTCCAGAAGCAGGGTGGCAAGGTGTTCGGCACGTTTTGCGTATTCGTGCCCGACGAGGTGATCATCGCCTGCGGCGGTGCCGTTACGGGGCTCTGCGGTGGCTCCCAGTTCTGGGTGCCCGAAGGCGAGAAGGTGCTGCCGAGCGACATGTGCCCGCTCATCAAAGCGTCGCTGGGCGCCCATTTCGGCAAGACATGCCCGTATTTCAGTGTTGCCGACCTGTACGTAGGCGAAACTACGTGTGACGGCAAAAAGAAAGCCTACGAGATACTCGGTGCCGACAAGCGCACTTACGTCATGGACGTGCCCCAGATGAAGCGTCAGAAGGACATCGACGCATGGACGGCGGAGATCGCCGAATTCGCCGCCGAGGTCCAAGCGGTTACAGGACGAAAACTGACGGCCGCCAGCTTGGCGGACGCCATCGCACTCGTGAACGAGAAGAGGCGTGCGCTCGGGCGGGTATTCGAGGCGCGTAAGGCGAAAGACTGCATTCCCATCAGTGGCAAAGATGCGCTTCTCATGATGCAGATCGCGTTCTTCGACGATCCGGCGCGCTGCGCCGAGATGGCGAACAAGCTCGCCGACGAGCTGGAAGCGCGCATCGAAGACGGCGTAAGCGTGTTTGCCGAGAACACGAAGCGCATCCTCGTGACAGGCACGCCGCTCGCCATCCCTAACTGGAAGCTTCACCATATCATCGAGACGAGCGGTGCGGCCGTGGTGTGCGAGGAGATGTGCACGGGCACGCGCTACTTCGAGAACCTGGTGGACGAAAGCGCCGAAACGATCGAAGGGCAGTTCCAAGCGCTGAGTGAGCGGTACATGAAAAACAACTGCGCCTGCTTCACGCCGAATCCAGGACGGATCGAGGATGTGGTCCGCATGGCCCGGGAGTACCACGTTGACGGCGTGATCGACGCCAACCTGAAGTTCTGCACGCTCTACGACGTAGAAAAACCGGGGTTGGCTGCGGCGCTCGAGGCCGAAGGCATTCCGGTTTTGGCGCTCGAAACCGATTACACCGACAACGATGCCGAACAGCTGCGCACGCGCGTGGGTGCGTTCGTCGAGATGCTCGAAGCGTAG
- the fabG gene encoding 3-oxoacyl-[acyl-carrier-protein] reductase → MTLLKHDAAADGASERVAVVTGSSRGIGRAIACELARAGMDVCVNCASQASVSAAEETAAFLRDAYGVRAIALAANVADACEAKSLIDGAREALGRVDVLVNNAGITRDALVMRMGEDDFDAVIATNLKGAFNCCKAASSYMMKQRFGRMICMGSVVGLAGNAGQANYAASKAGLVGLAKSLAKELAGRNITVNVVAPGFIETDMTGALSESQQAAIRDRIAAKRYGTPEEVASLVGFLASDQAGYITGQVVGIDGGMAL, encoded by the coding sequence ATGACACTACTGAAACACGACGCCGCTGCCGACGGTGCATCCGAGCGCGTCGCCGTGGTAACCGGATCGAGTCGCGGCATCGGCCGTGCCATCGCCTGCGAGCTTGCACGCGCAGGTATGGACGTCTGCGTAAACTGCGCGTCGCAGGCAAGCGTTTCCGCTGCCGAAGAGACCGCCGCCTTCCTTCGCGATGCCTACGGCGTGCGCGCTATCGCACTCGCTGCAAACGTCGCCGACGCGTGCGAGGCGAAATCCCTCATCGATGGGGCTCGCGAAGCCCTCGGCCGTGTGGATGTGCTCGTGAACAACGCGGGCATCACGCGCGACGCGCTTGTCATGCGCATGGGCGAAGACGATTTCGACGCGGTGATAGCAACGAACCTCAAAGGAGCGTTCAACTGCTGCAAGGCCGCGAGCTCGTACATGATGAAGCAGCGCTTCGGCCGTATGATCTGCATGGGCAGCGTTGTCGGGCTTGCGGGCAATGCCGGCCAGGCGAACTACGCGGCATCGAAGGCGGGGCTTGTCGGCCTTGCGAAATCGCTTGCGAAAGAGCTTGCGGGCCGCAATATCACGGTGAACGTCGTTGCTCCCGGGTTCATCGAAACCGATATGACCGGCGCGCTTTCCGAATCACAGCAGGCCGCCATACGCGATCGCATCGCGGCGAAGCGCTACGGCACGCCCGAGGAAGTGGCTTCGCTCGTCGGGTTTCTAGCGAGCGATCAGGCGGGCTACATCACCGGGCAGGTCGTCGGCATAGACGGGGGGATGGCACTATGA
- a CDS encoding DUF3343 domain-containing protein: protein MPRYLLAFESTHAAMAANRALASVQPVVMPTPRSITASCGMSLRFEAEDVDRAWALASSAKESRGLASLYAEEAEGYTLLRKL, encoded by the coding sequence ATGCCGCGCTACCTGCTTGCATTCGAGTCGACCCACGCGGCCATGGCCGCGAACCGGGCCCTTGCCTCTGTGCAACCCGTCGTGATGCCGACGCCCCGCTCCATCACCGCGAGTTGCGGCATGTCGCTTCGCTTCGAAGCCGAGGACGTCGATCGGGCTTGGGCGCTTGCCTCTTCCGCAAAAGAGAGCCGCGGCCTCGCCTCGCTCTATGCCGAAGAGGCGGAGGGCTACACGCTGCTGCGAAAGCTTTGA
- the yedF gene encoding sulfurtransferase-like selenium metabolism protein YedF, which translates to MKIIDAFGMQCPKPLVLAKKEIDAGCRELSVQVDNQTAVNNLTRLGGKTGLSVSVDEIGGGWLVSFAEGDGAVSALPAAIAASPHAACSSERGCGFSVFIGKDHVGEGDGELGYNLMKMALYTLSESEEAPVSLLFMNSGVKLVAGGEQQVIESVRTLRDKGTEVLVCGTCLDFYGVKDVLAVGEVSNMYDILGRMQEAAKVIAL; encoded by the coding sequence ATGAAGATCATCGATGCATTCGGCATGCAGTGCCCCAAACCGCTCGTTTTGGCCAAGAAGGAGATCGACGCGGGGTGCCGCGAGCTTTCCGTGCAGGTGGACAACCAGACGGCCGTAAACAACCTTACAAGACTGGGCGGCAAGACCGGCCTGTCCGTATCGGTAGACGAGATCGGGGGAGGATGGCTCGTGTCCTTCGCCGAGGGGGATGGCGCCGTTTCCGCTTTGCCTGCCGCTATCGCCGCATCTCCGCATGCAGCCTGCTCGTCTGAGAGAGGCTGCGGCTTTAGCGTCTTCATCGGCAAGGACCATGTGGGCGAAGGCGATGGGGAATTGGGTTACAACCTCATGAAGATGGCTTTGTACACGCTTTCCGAATCCGAAGAGGCGCCGGTCTCGCTTCTGTTCATGAATTCCGGCGTGAAGCTCGTTGCCGGCGGGGAACAGCAGGTTATCGAGAGTGTACGGACGCTGCGCGACAAGGGTACCGAAGTGCTCGTATGCGGAACGTGCCTCGACTTTTACGGCGTCAAGGACGTCCTCGCCGTCGGCGAGGTTTCCAACATGTACGACATCCTCGGCCGCATGCAAGAGGCGGCTAAAGTCATCGCGCTGTGA
- a CDS encoding DUF561 domain-containing protein: MKTRVTELLGIEHPVIQGAMAWVANASLAGAVSEAGGLGIIAAGAAPLAWIEEQVRIARSMTDRPIGVNVMLMNPEAPEVAKLLANLKVDVITTGAGSPSAYIDMWKEAGSKVVPVVASSALAARMERLGADAVVAEGCEAGGHIGELTTMALVPAVCDAVSIPVIAAGGIADGRTMAAAFALGAEGVQVGTRFLTVDECTVADAYKDRVIAAKDSDTIVTGRAGGHPVRGLKNAFSRNVRTLEADPSCDPRELEALYAGSLRRAVEGDVVRGSMMAGQSAGIVYERKTAREAISEMIGQAEALGMRSLEELAQANADRTPMQRGA, translated from the coding sequence ATGAAAACGCGGGTAACCGAGCTTTTGGGGATCGAGCATCCCGTTATCCAGGGCGCAATGGCGTGGGTCGCCAACGCGAGTCTTGCCGGGGCGGTCAGCGAAGCCGGAGGTCTCGGCATCATCGCTGCGGGAGCCGCGCCGCTTGCCTGGATCGAAGAGCAGGTGCGCATCGCGCGCTCGATGACCGATAGGCCCATCGGCGTGAACGTCATGCTCATGAACCCCGAAGCGCCTGAGGTGGCGAAGCTTTTGGCGAACCTCAAAGTCGATGTCATCACCACCGGCGCGGGCAGCCCGTCGGCCTACATCGATATGTGGAAGGAAGCGGGGTCGAAAGTCGTTCCCGTCGTGGCGTCGAGCGCGCTTGCTGCACGGATGGAACGCCTCGGTGCCGATGCGGTGGTTGCCGAGGGCTGCGAGGCGGGCGGCCATATCGGCGAGCTCACCACGATGGCGCTTGTGCCGGCCGTGTGCGATGCGGTGTCGATTCCCGTTATCGCCGCAGGAGGCATTGCCGACGGGCGCACGATGGCTGCGGCGTTCGCGCTCGGCGCCGAAGGAGTGCAGGTGGGAACGAGGTTTCTGACGGTCGATGAATGCACGGTTGCGGATGCGTACAAAGATCGCGTCATCGCGGCGAAGGATTCCGATACGATCGTGACGGGACGAGCGGGTGGGCATCCCGTCCGCGGTCTCAAAAACGCGTTCTCGCGCAACGTCAGGACGCTTGAGGCCGATCCCTCGTGTGATCCGAGGGAGCTCGAAGCGCTCTACGCCGGCTCGCTTCGGCGGGCGGTCGAGGGCGATGTGGTGCGGGGTTCGATGATGGCCGGCCAGTCGGCGGGTATCGTGTACGAGCGCAAAACTGCCCGCGAGGCGATCTCCGAGATGATCGGGCAGGCCGAAGCGCTTGGCATGCGCTCGCTCGAAGAGCTTGCGCAGGCGAATGCGGATCGTACGCCGATGCAGCGGGGCGCTTGA
- the fabF gene encoding beta-ketoacyl-ACP synthase II, with translation MSVQDRSNVRTPDGCNRVVITGTGAISPAGVGVEALWQAVMEARCCIGPLTRFPSDSFDVKIAGEIPAYDPLALGLTKKEAHRLARFVQYAFIASDEAWAQAGIAIENEDATRIGCVFGSGIGGLEAFEQGSVTLNTKGPKRVIPLFIPTVISNMAAGNLSIRFGLKGECTNIVTACATGTHCIGAAYRSIKHGYLDAALAGGTEESVTPVSLAGFSNLGALTKPADPHAASVPFDKRRSGFVAGEGAGAVVLESLDHARARGAHIIAEIVGFGSTGDAYHMTAPEPDGEGLVRAMRLALEEGGFGPEDIGHLNAHGTSTPANDKAEAQALIGLCGKGCEVPVVSIKGSTGHMLGGAGAVEAIVCARSVVEGVVPATTGFSEPDPACPVRVLREPLRDYSQKVALSNSLGFGGHNASLAIAPYCG, from the coding sequence ATGAGCGTGCAGGATCGATCGAACGTGCGCACCCCGGACGGGTGCAATCGCGTGGTTATAACCGGAACGGGCGCAATCTCGCCTGCCGGTGTCGGGGTCGAGGCGCTCTGGCAAGCCGTCATGGAGGCGCGGTGCTGCATCGGGCCCCTGACGCGGTTTCCGAGCGACTCCTTCGATGTGAAGATCGCAGGCGAGATACCCGCCTACGATCCGCTTGCGCTCGGTCTCACCAAGAAAGAGGCGCATCGTCTGGCGCGCTTCGTGCAGTACGCCTTCATCGCTTCGGACGAGGCGTGGGCGCAGGCGGGCATTGCCATCGAGAACGAGGATGCGACCCGCATCGGTTGCGTGTTCGGCTCGGGCATCGGGGGACTCGAAGCGTTCGAGCAGGGAAGCGTTACCTTGAACACCAAAGGCCCCAAGCGCGTGATCCCGCTGTTCATCCCTACCGTCATCTCCAACATGGCGGCGGGCAACCTCTCGATCCGCTTCGGACTCAAGGGGGAGTGCACCAATATCGTGACCGCCTGCGCGACCGGGACCCACTGCATCGGGGCCGCATACCGCAGCATCAAGCACGGCTATCTTGATGCGGCTCTTGCGGGCGGCACCGAAGAAAGCGTCACGCCTGTATCTCTCGCAGGGTTCTCGAACCTCGGGGCGCTGACGAAACCCGCCGATCCCCATGCGGCTTCCGTGCCGTTCGACAAGCGCCGCAGCGGGTTTGTGGCCGGGGAGGGGGCGGGCGCTGTCGTGCTTGAATCCCTCGATCATGCCCGTGCGCGCGGTGCGCACATCATCGCCGAAATCGTCGGATTTGGCTCGACGGGCGATGCGTATCACATGACCGCCCCCGAACCGGACGGCGAAGGGCTCGTGCGCGCCATGCGCCTTGCGCTCGAAGAGGGCGGATTCGGTCCTGAGGATATCGGGCACCTCAACGCGCACGGAACGTCCACACCGGCGAACGATAAGGCGGAGGCGCAGGCGCTCATCGGCCTCTGCGGTAAAGGTTGCGAGGTTCCGGTCGTTTCGATCAAGGGATCGACCGGGCACATGCTCGGCGGGGCGGGTGCCGTCGAGGCCATCGTGTGCGCACGTTCGGTCGTCGAAGGCGTCGTGCCGGCGACGACGGGATTTTCCGAACCCGATCCCGCGTGTCCGGTTCGAGTGTTGAGAGAGCCTTTGCGCGATTATTCCCAAAAGGTCGCCCTTTCGAACTCGCTCGGGTTCGGGGGGCATAACGCGTCGTTGGCCATCGCGCCGTATTGCGGCTAA
- a CDS encoding acyl carrier protein — MATLDTVKEVLSENLDIEGDQVSEEATLDSLGIDSLDMVELICDIEEKCDIEFGEPDNIATIGELVAHIDSLK, encoded by the coding sequence ATGGCAACGCTTGACACCGTGAAAGAAGTACTCTCTGAAAACCTCGATATCGAAGGCGACCAGGTGAGCGAAGAGGCAACCCTCGACTCGCTCGGCATCGATTCGCTCGATATGGTCGAGCTCATCTGCGATATCGAGGAGAAATGCGATATCGAGTTCGGCGAGCCCGACAACATCGCGACGATCGGCGAGCTTGTCGCGCACATCGACTCCCTCAAATAG